The Raphanus sativus cultivar WK10039 chromosome 2, ASM80110v3, whole genome shotgun sequence genome includes a region encoding these proteins:
- the LOC108843317 gene encoding rab GTPase-activating protein 22, with amino-acid sequence MKALRRIQTTSSSSNPSSPLTSPRSPSSSSWIHLRSALFVVASSSPSSSSSDRARLKSPWSHKKRKRPLRAKQWKRFFTSDGRLRNGGVDLLRKVRRRGIEPSIRFEVWPFLLGVYSFNSSKAERVTIRTWRRKEYERLRRECRRLQKHKNGNNLKLNTMQDEYDWQQQVQVQDTDSLCSDEVVSARESLSSDEDLGYMSGVSCSVERANSSSRRITNATISTFNSDSSDSDSSDESEVAQVFQSSATPDVNPSSSSTIPRTEEDFVTWQRIIRLDAVRANSEWTPCSPSQAAVSEDRACRAAEAVGLKDYHHLEPYKIFQAARLVAVLEAYALYDSDIGYCQGMSDLLSPILSVIPDDHEAFWCFVGFMKKARHNFRLDEVGIRRQLSIVSKIIKSKDSQLYRHLEKLQAEDCFFVYRMVVVMFRRELTLDQTFCLWEVMWADQAAIRAGMGKSAWSRIRQRAPPTDDLVLYAIAASVLQRRKLIIEKYNSMDEILRECHSMAGQLDVWKLLDDAHDLVVTLHTKIEHAFS; translated from the exons atGAAAGCTCTGAGAAGGATTCAAACCACGTCTTCCTCCTCTAATCCTTCGTCGCCGTTAACATCTCCTCGTTCtccctcttcatcttcttggaTCCATTTACGTTCTGCTCTCTTCGTCGTCGCCTCTTCCTctccttcctcctcttcttctgatCG GGCGCGTCTCAAGTCACCATGGTCCcataagaaaaggaaaaggCCACTCAGAGCTAAGCAGTGGAAGAGATTCTTCACCTCTGATGGTAGGCTTCGTAATGGAGGTGTTGATTTGTTGAGGAAAGTCCGAAGAAGA GGTATTGAGCCGAGCATTCGGTTTGAGGTCTGGCCTTTCCTTCTTGGAGTGTATAGTTTTAATAGTTCCAAAGCTGAGAGAGTTACTATAAGAACATGGAGAAG AAAGGAGTACGAGAGACTACGCAGGGAGTGCAGGCGGCTTCAAAAGCACAAAAACGGGAATAATCTCAAGTTAAACACTATGCAAGATGAGTATGACTGGCAGCAACAAGTCCAAGTCCAAGACACTGACAGTTTATGTTCTGATGAAGTTGTCAGCGCCCGGGAGTCTCTCTCTAGCGACGAAGATCTCGGTTACATGAGCGGAGTTTCGTGTTCGGTTGAGAGAGCCAACAGCAGTTCTAGACGAATCACCAACGCTACTATCTCTACTTTCAACTCCGACTCATCGGATTCAGACTCTTCAGACGAGAGTGAAGTTGCGCAAGTCTTTCAGTCTTCAGCTACTCCGGATGTGAATCCATCTAGCTCCTCTACTATCCCTCGGACTGAAGAGGATTTCGTGACGTGGCAGCGTATCATCCGTCTAGATGCTGTTCGTGCTAACTCGGAGTGGACTCCATGTTCTCCATCGCAGGCGGCTGTATCCGAGGACAGAGCCTGTCGTGCTGCTGAAGCTGTCGGGTTAAAAGACTACCACCACTTGGAGCCGTACAAGATCTTCCAAGCTGCTAGGCTCGTTGCTGTTCTTGAAGCCTATGCTTTGTATGACTCTGACATTGGCTACTGTCAAGGAATGAGTGATCTTCTCTCTCCGATACTCTCTGTGATCCCTGATGACCATGAAGCCTTTTGGTGCTTTGTTGGGTTCATGAAGAAAGCTCGGCACAACTTCAGACTTGATGAGGTTGGAATCAGAAGACAACTCAGCATAGTCTCCAAGATAATTAAGTCAAAAGACTCTCAGCTTTACCGCCACCTTGAGAAGCTCCAAGCTGAAGACTGTTTCTTTGTGTACAGAATGGTCGTTGTGATGTTCAGAAGAGAGCTGACACTAGACCAGACGTTTTGTCTGTGGGAAGTGATGTGGGCAGATCAAGCGGCGATAAGAGCCGGGATGGGGAAGTCGGCTTGGAGCAGGATAAGGCAGCGTGCACCTCCCACGGATGATTTGGTGCTGTATGCGATAGCTGCCTCGGTGTTGCAGAGAAGGAAGCTGATAATAGAGAAGTATAACAGTATGGATGAGATTCTAAGGGAGTGTCATAGTATGGCAGGGCAGTTAGATGTGTGGAAGCTCTTGGATGATGCGCATGACCTCGTTGTTACTCTCCACACCAAGATCGAGCACGCCTTCTCATAA
- the LOC108840070 gene encoding zingipain-2: MASITLMILAVILCSRTSGATSRGGLFEASAVTEKHEQWMARYHRAYSDETEKTNRFEIFKKNLEFVERHNMNTNMTYKLDVNQFSDLTDEEFRVRYTGLVVPEDVLKISSSDSDKKVSFKHENVSDTGESMDWRQEGAVTPVKNQGHCGVCWAFSAVAAVEGITKIAKGELLSLSEQQLLDCSRDFNQGCAGGIMSKAFEYIIKNQGITTEDNYPYQESQQTCSSTRPVAATISGYETLPRDDEKSLLKAVSKQPVSVAINGHEAAFKQYRGGIFDGDCGTQLTHAVTIVGYGMSEEGTKYWLLKNSWGQTWGENGYMRIKRDAELPEGMCGLARLAFYPLA, translated from the exons ATGGCTTCGATCACCTTAATGATTCTAGCCGTTATTTTGTGTTCCAGAACTTCAGGAGCAACTTCTCGTGGGGGGCTCTTTGAAGCTTCTGCTGTTACGGAGAAACATGAGCAATGGATGGCTCGTTACCATCGTGCTTACTCTGACGAAACTGAAAAAACAAATAGGTTTGAGATCTTTAAGAAGAACTTGGAGTTCGTGGAGAGGCACAACATGAATACGAACATGACTTACAAGTTGGATGTCAATCAGTTCTCTGATCTCACCGACGAGGAATTTCGGGTGAGGTACACGGGGCTAGTGGTGCCTGAAGATGTGCTAAAAATTTCATCGTCGGATTCGGACAAAAAAGTGTCGTTTAAACATGAAAATGTCAGTGACACTGGTGAGAGCATGGATTGGAGACAGGAGGGGGCGGTTACCCCCGTTAAGAACCAAGGCCACTGTG GAGTCTGCTGGGCTTTCTCTGCTGTGGCAGCCGTAGAAGGCATAACAAAGATTGCAAAAGGTGAGCTTCTATCGCTATCGGAGCAGCAGCTGTTGGATTGCAGCAGAGACTTCAACCAAGGATGTGCGGGAGGGATAATGTCGAAGGCTTTCGAGTATATAATCAAGAACCAAGGAATCACAACCGAAGACAACTATCCCTACCAGGAGTCACAACAAACATGTTCTTCAACCAGACCCGTTGCTGCTACCATTAGTGGATACGAGACACTTCCACGTGATGACGAGAAATCATTGCTAAAAGCAGTGTCTAAACAACCAGTTTCAGTGGCGATAAATGGCCACGAGGCTGCGTTTAAGCAATATCGGGGTGGCATATTTGACGGAGACTGTGGGACGCAACTGACTCATGCGGTTACAATTGTTGGTTACGGGATGAGTGAAGAAGGAACTAAATATTGGCTGTTGAAGAACTCCTGGGGACAAACTTGGGGAGAAAATGGTTACATGAGAATCAAGAGAGACGCGGAGTTACCCGAAGGAATGTGTGGCTTGGCCCGTCTTGCTTTCTATCCACTTGCATGA